From the Acidimicrobiales bacterium genome, the window CGCTCTCAAAACTCCGTCGGTGGTCCCCTTGCCAGCGCCTGTGCTCACTGCGTCGGTGCATCCCTCCGCCGCGCCGGAGTCGGAAGGGAGCCAGAGGGAGGTCCGGCGGGGGCGGTCGGCCGCCCGGCGGCCGGTGACCTCGACCTCGATCCGCCGCTGCCGGAGATGGCCGTGGCCCCGGCCCAGGCCGTCCCACTCGGCACCGGCCACCCGGAGGACCAGGTCCGCCTCGGGCCAGGCGGAGCCCACGCCCAGCAGCACCGCCCCGTGGTGGCGGGCCCGGACGGACAGGCGCCGGGCGTCGGCGGGACGGGGGCGGCGATGGTCGACCGCCACCACGTCGATGCCGTCGAGGAGGGCGGAGACGACGGTGGGCCAGCGCTCCCCCGGCGCGGGCACCAGAGCCAGCCGGCCCAGGTCCACCCCGGCGGCGGCCGCCGCCTCGGCGCCCAGGGCGGGCATCCCGACCACCGCGCACCAGGCCCCCGAGGCCGACACCCCCGCCAGCAGGGCCAGCAATAAAGAGGTGTGGCCCGGTCCCCCGGGCAGGGCCAGGGTGGATCCTCTCCGCACCCCCCCGGGAAGGAGGGGCGCGAGGGCAGGCACCACCGGCAGGGCCCGCGATCCGGCGGGCGCGAGAGGGCGCGCCCTCTCCAGAAGCTCCGCCACTTCCACCAGCCGTGAGGATATCGAACATACGTTCCCCACGCCTCCGGGTGGTGGATGGCCGGAGATGGAAGGGGGGCACCGACCCGCCCGCGAGGACCGTCGTGGGGATGGGACCCCACGACACAGGACGGGCGTGGTCCGAAGGACCGGTGCCCGTCCCGGATTAGGGGAACAGACCTCGCGCTTCGATGGCCTCCGCCACCCGCTCCACCGCCAGGGCGAAGGCGGCCCGGCGCAGCGCCACCCCCAGCGACTCCGAACGGGCCCACACCGCGGCGAAGGCCCGTTCCATCGTCTGGCGGAGGCGGAGGGCCACCGTCTCCTCCTCCCAGGCGTAGCCCTGGCGGTTCTGGGCCCACTCGAAGTACGAGGCGGTGACCCCGCCCGCGTTGGCCATGATGTCGGGGACCACGACGATGTCCCGGCGGTCCAGGATGGCGTCGGCGGCAGGTGTGGTCGGCCCGTTTGCGGCCTCGACCACGACCTTGGCCCCCAGCCGCCGGGCCACGTGGTCGTCGATGGCGCCCTCGAGGGCGGCGGGCACCGCCAGCTCGCAGTCGATCTCCCACAGATCGTCGGCCTCGATGGGATCGGCGGGCTCGAACCCGGCCACCGACCCGGCCCGCTTGACGTGATCCGCCAGCGCCGACACGTCGAGGCCGGCCGGGTTGCGGACCGCCCCACCTATGTCGCTGATGGCGACGACGCGCATCCCCGCCGACGACAGCAGGAAGGCCAGCGGGCCGCCGACCTTGCCGAAACCCTGGATGACGACCCGTGCCCCCGCCACGGGCATCTCCAACTCGTTGAACACGGCGCGCATGCACACCACCACTCCCGAAGCGGTGGCGCCGGTGTGCCCGAACGTCCCGCCGAGCGAGAGGGGCTTCCCGGTCACGACCCCGGGCTCGGCCTCTCCCGCCACGGTGGACAGCGTGTCCATCAACCAGGACATGACCCGACCGTCTGTGTTGACGTCGGGCGCGGGCACGTCCCGGTCCTGGCCGAGCAGCGGCATGATCTCGAGGGTGTAGCGGCGGGTCAGCCGCTCGAGCTCCCCGACCGACAGCTTCGACGGATCGCACCGAACGCCGCCCTTGGCCCCCCCGAACGGAATGTTGACCACCGCGGTCTTGAAGGTCATCTCGGCCGCCAGGGCCGCCACCTCGCGGGCATCGATGTGGGGATGGAACCGCAGCCCGCCCTTGGCCGGCCCGCGCGTGGTGTTGTGGTGCACCCGCCAGCCCGTGAACACCTCGACCCCGCCCGCGTCCATTCGCACCGGCACCGAAACCTCGAGCACTCTGCGAGGGACGCGCAGAAGGCGAAGGATGTCGGGATCGACCCCGGTGAGCTTGCCGGCATCGTCGACCCGCTCGAGTACCGCCGCCCAGGGATCGAAAGCCGTCACCGCATCCATCATGTCCCCCCCGTCCCCTCGGTGCGGGGAGCCCGGTCGGGTCTCAGCCCCCTCCGGGCAGGGTGGAGGTGGTCGAGCTGGACCCGTTCGGAAGGGGGATGGTGCCGCCGTTGTCGGAGGCACCGCACGCCGCCACCCCGAGAGCCAGGGCCAACACCAGGATCACCCGCCTCAAAGCAGAGCGCCCTGCACAGGCGGAGGCGGCTCCGTGCGCCACCACACGAGGCGGTCCATGAAGGCCCACCGGCGGCGGTGGATGGAGGTCGGGCCCCAGGCCTGGAGGGCGGCCTCGTGCCGGTAGCACGGGTATCCCTTGTTGCTCTCGAACCAGTAGGCGGGGAAGTGGGGGGCCTCTTCGCGCATGATCCGGTCCCGGGACACCTTGGCCAGGATGGACGCCGTGGCGATCGACAGGCACTTGGCGTCCCCCTTCACGATCCGGGTGGTGGTGCCCTGACCCACGAAGTCCCACCGGCCGTCGACCAGCACCTGGTCGGCGGACAATCCCAGCCCGGCCAATGCGCGCCGAGCGGCGAGCCGCTGGGCCTCCGACATGCCCAGGGCGTCGCACTCCGCGGCGCTGGCGTGGCCCACCGCCCACGCCCGGCACCACCCGGCCACCCGGTCGAACAGCTGCTCCCGGCGGTCCTCCGTCAGCATCTTCGAATCCCGGACCCCGTAGACCCGGCGGGAGGTCGGCAGCACCGCCGCCCCCACGGTGAGGGGCCCGGCCCATGCCCCCCGGCCAACCTCGTCCATGCCGACGACGACGTCGTGGCCCTCGGCCCACATGGCCCGCTCGAGGGTAAGGCTCGGCGGCCCCCGCCACACCGGGGCCGGCTTGCGCGGCGCCATGGCGCGGGGGCTCATCGGTTCAACTTACCGACCGGCGCTCTCGACCCTGGAGATGTTGGCCTGCTCTTCCGCCTCGGGCTCGGTGCCGAGGAACGCTTCCAGCATCTCCCTGGCCACCTCGATCGAGGTGAGGCGCAACCCGACCGCCAGGACGTTGGCGTCGTTCCAGCGCCGGGAGCCCCGGGCCGTCTCGGCGTCGGTGCACAGAGCGGCCCGGACTCCGGGCACCTTGTTGGCGGCCATGCTGACGCCCGTCCCCGTCCAGCAGCACACCACGCCCCGCTCGGCGCCGCCGTCGGCCACCGCCCGACCCACCCGGCCCCCGACCTCGGGCCAGGGCTCGTCGACGGCCACCTCCACCACCTCGGCGCCGAGGTCGCGGAGGCGGGCCACGATGGCGTCGGTGAGCGGAGTGCGCTCGTCGGTTCCGAATGCCACCCTCATGAGCCGGCCTCGAACAGGAGAGTGACGATCTGGAACGGCCGGAGCCGCAGTACGGCGTGGCCGTCCTCGGTCTGGACCTCGGCGCCGGTGGGGCGCTCCAGCACGTCGATCTCCGTCACCCGGGGCGAACCGGCCGCGGCGACGAGCGGGCAGCCGACCCGCACGGTGCGCGCTCCGCCGAACGCCTCGTACAGGCGGACCACCACGCCGTCGCCCCGGTCGGGGCGCTTCACCGCCGTGACGACCGCACCGGGATCGTCGACCGTGACGGCCGAGAACGACGCCGGAGCCTCCGGGCCCGATGGGGTCGCCGCTCCGATCGGGACGACACACAACGGACTGTTGAGGGCGTGGGCGGCCGCCACCACCCCGCCCGCCGCCAGGTCCCCGGCGTGGGGCATCAGGGCGTACATGAGTTCGTGATGGCCGACGTCGGCCACCGGATCGGGCCACGTGGGGGTGCGGAGCAGGCTCAGGCGCAGAACGTTGTCCCGCACGTCGTAGCCGTATTTGCAGTCGTTGAGCAGGGCCACGCCGAATCCGGTCTCCGACAGGTCGGCCCAGGTGTGGGCGCACACCTCGAAGCGGGCCTGCTCCCATGTCGTGTTCCGGTGGGTCGGGCGCTCCAGGTGGCCGAACTGGACCTCGAACGAGGCTCGGGCGGAGTGCACCGCCACCGGGAAGGCCGCCTTGAGCAGCGTCTTGGGCTCCTGCCAGTCGGTGACCGTGCGCACCTCGAGGGTCGGGCTCCCGGCGCGCAGCACGAGGTGCTGCTCGATGGTCGACGACCGGAACCGGCGGAGGATCCGGACCACGCCGCGCAGCGGCCCGGTCTCGGTCACCGCCACCTCCTCGGCCGCGTTCAGGTCGACGGCGGCGTCGAAGGCGGCGGCGTCGATGTCCCATGCGTCGTACTCGATGGGGCGGTCGTCGTGGACCTGAAGGACGTTGCCCCTCTCCCCCGGCGCGAGCGCCTCCCGTCCCGAGGGCAGGTGCCGCACCGAGGTGAGCAGGCCGTCGGCGTCCCAGGCCACCCGGAGGATGCCGTTCGACATCGATCCGTCGCCGACCTCGACGGGGTGGACTCCGGCCGGAAGCTCGGGGGCGTCGAGGTCGTGGACCGACCACCCGCACGCCGGCGCGTCGACCAGCACGGGCCGGCCGGCCACCTCTACGACCTCCCGGCGGGCCCAGGACAATGGGTTGGCCACCAGGGCGGGGCGGACCCGGCCCGGCGTCGTGACCCGGGCCGCCAGCCCATCGAGGGCGGCGTCCACGAGGCGGCCGGTGGTGGCGGTCACCGCGGCGTGGTCGCGCGCCGTGTCCCGGTACACCCAGTGGATGGACGAGCCGGGGATGATGTCGTGGAACTGGTTGAGGAGAAGCGTCTTCCAGGCGCCGTCCAGCTCGTCGGCCGGGTACCCCCCGGGCAGGGCGCCGAACGACTCGGCCGCTGCGGACCACAGCTCGGCGTCGCGGAGCGCCAGCTCCTGCCGGCGGTTGGCCAACTTGGCCTCGGCATGGGTCGTGTAGGTGCCCCGGTGTATCTCGAGGTAGAGCTCGCCCGCCCAGACCGGGAGCTCGTCGAGCGGGGCATCGGCCTCGATGGCCTCGAAGGCGTGGTCCGACGTGACCGGGCGCACCCGGGGCGCGCCTTCCAGGTCGGACAGGCGCCGGGCCCGCTCGAGCATGTGACGGGTGGGGCCGCCACCTCCGTCCCCCCAGCCGTACAGGTACATCGATGTGTCGCACAGCTCCTTCTGGGAGAAGTTGGCCACCCCGTAGGCGAGCTGCCCGATCGAGAGGTCGCCCACGTAGGTGTCCGCCGGCGGGAAGTGGGAGAGCACCCGGGTGCCGTCGATGCCCTGCCACCAGAACGTGTGGTGCGGGAACCGGTTGACCTGGTTCCACGACATCTTCTGGGTCAGGAACCAGCGAACCCCCGCCAGGGCCAGGATCTGCGGGAGGTTGGCCGGGTAGCCGAACACGTCCGGCAGCCACAGGCTGCGGGTCTCCACGCCCATCTCGTCGGAGAAGAAGCGCTTGCCGTGGACGATCTGGCGGACGAGCGATTCGCCGCTCGGGATGTTGCAGTCCGCCTCGACCCACATGCTCCCCACCACCTCGAACTGGCCCTGGGCGACCTTCTTGCGGATCCGGTCGTACAGACCGGGGTAGTCGGCGCGGATCCAGGCCAGCTGTTGGGCCTGCGAGGCGGTGAAGCGGTACTCGGGGTAGCGCTCCATCAGATCCAGGGCGGTCGAGAAGGTGCGGGCCACCTTGCGCCTGGTCTCGCGCACGGGCCAGAGCCACGCCGAGTCGATGTGGGCGTTGCCGACGGCCAGGTAGCGGTGGGCGCTGGCGTGGGCGGGACGCTGCAGCAGCGGCCGCAGGATCGCCCGCGCCCCATCGGCGGTCCCATCCAGGTCGTCGGGATCCAGGGCGCTCCCGGCCCGCTCCAGGGCCCGCAGGATCTGCGCCCGGCGGGGCTCGGACTCGGCCAGCTGGTCGTGCAGCTCGAGGAGCACGGACCAGTCCTCCCACAGCGCCTCCACCTCGCGCCGGACCACGGCCAGGTGACACGCCGCCAGATGGAAGAGCGGGTTCCCACCCGGGTCGGGCAGGTACATCGGGGCCGGATCGAGGCGCTGCACGGGAGGATTGGCGGCAGCCTCGATGAACAGCGTGAACTCGGGCCCCTCGACGGGTATCTCGTCGTGGTTGGGGGTGATCGCCTGGAGCGGCTCACCGTCCCTCCACACCAGGGCCTCGGCACCGAACCCGGTCCCGCCGCCGTAGCCGAGGCGGACGACCAGCGCCACGTCCTGCCCGGCCCAGTCGTCGGGAACCCGTCCGCTGACCCGGAACCACGTGGTGTCCCAGGCCGCTCCCCATGGATCGCCGACC encodes:
- a CDS encoding Glu/Leu/Phe/Val dehydrogenase; translation: MTAFDPWAAVLERVDDAGKLTGVDPDILRLLRVPRRVLEVSVPVRMDAGGVEVFTGWRVHHNTTRGPAKGGLRFHPHIDAREVAALAAEMTFKTAVVNIPFGGAKGGVRCDPSKLSVGELERLTRRYTLEIMPLLGQDRDVPAPDVNTDGRVMSWLMDTLSTVAGEAEPGVVTGKPLSLGGTFGHTGATASGVVVCMRAVFNELEMPVAGARVVIQGFGKVGGPLAFLLSSAGMRVVAISDIGGAVRNPAGLDVSALADHVKRAGSVAGFEPADPIEADDLWEIDCELAVPAALEGAIDDHVARRLGAKVVVEAANGPTTPAADAILDRRDIVVVPDIMANAGGVTASYFEWAQNRQGYAWEEETVALRLRQTMERAFAAVWARSESLGVALRRAAFALAVERVAEAIEARGLFP
- a CDS encoding ribonuclease HII, giving the protein MSPRAMAPRKPAPVWRGPPSLTLERAMWAEGHDVVVGMDEVGRGAWAGPLTVGAAVLPTSRRVYGVRDSKMLTEDRREQLFDRVAGWCRAWAVGHASAAECDALGMSEAQRLAARRALAGLGLSADQVLVDGRWDFVGQGTTTRIVKGDAKCLSIATASILAKVSRDRIMREEAPHFPAYWFESNKGYPCYRHEAALQAWGPTSIHRRRWAFMDRLVWWRTEPPPPVQGALL
- a CDS encoding RpiB/LacA/LacB family sugar-phosphate isomerase; this translates as MRVAFGTDERTPLTDAIVARLRDLGAEVVEVAVDEPWPEVGGRVGRAVADGGAERGVVCCWTGTGVSMAANKVPGVRAALCTDAETARGSRRWNDANVLAVGLRLTSIEVAREMLEAFLGTEPEAEEQANISRVESAGR
- a CDS encoding glycoside hydrolase family 38 C-terminal domain-containing protein; the protein is MTEPGALRRARVERTLRQVLPRGRRHPTAPVDLAAHHVGGEPIPYDEAVTRPFAPIRVGDPWGAAWDTTWFRVSGRVPDDWAGQDVALVVRLGYGGGTGFGAEALVWRDGEPLQAITPNHDEIPVEGPEFTLFIEAAANPPVQRLDPAPMYLPDPGGNPLFHLAACHLAVVRREVEALWEDWSVLLELHDQLAESEPRRAQILRALERAGSALDPDDLDGTADGARAILRPLLQRPAHASAHRYLAVGNAHIDSAWLWPVRETRRKVARTFSTALDLMERYPEYRFTASQAQQLAWIRADYPGLYDRIRKKVAQGQFEVVGSMWVEADCNIPSGESLVRQIVHGKRFFSDEMGVETRSLWLPDVFGYPANLPQILALAGVRWFLTQKMSWNQVNRFPHHTFWWQGIDGTRVLSHFPPADTYVGDLSIGQLAYGVANFSQKELCDTSMYLYGWGDGGGGPTRHMLERARRLSDLEGAPRVRPVTSDHAFEAIEADAPLDELPVWAGELYLEIHRGTYTTHAEAKLANRRQELALRDAELWSAAAESFGALPGGYPADELDGAWKTLLLNQFHDIIPGSSIHWVYRDTARDHAAVTATTGRLVDAALDGLAARVTTPGRVRPALVANPLSWARREVVEVAGRPVLVDAPACGWSVHDLDAPELPAGVHPVEVGDGSMSNGILRVAWDADGLLTSVRHLPSGREALAPGERGNVLQVHDDRPIEYDAWDIDAAAFDAAVDLNAAEEVAVTETGPLRGVVRILRRFRSSTIEQHLVLRAGSPTLEVRTVTDWQEPKTLLKAAFPVAVHSARASFEVQFGHLERPTHRNTTWEQARFEVCAHTWADLSETGFGVALLNDCKYGYDVRDNVLRLSLLRTPTWPDPVADVGHHELMYALMPHAGDLAAGGVVAAAHALNSPLCVVPIGAATPSGPEAPASFSAVTVDDPGAVVTAVKRPDRGDGVVVRLYEAFGGARTVRVGCPLVAAAGSPRVTEIDVLERPTGAEVQTEDGHAVLRLRPFQIVTLLFEAGS